The genomic region CTGGTCCAGAAAGACGCCAATCCTTCGGGCCTTAGGCGAGCCCAGCTGTTTCTCCTTGCCGTCGTGCCAGAAGGAGAAGCCGGTCCCGGACCAGTACAAGCTCCAGGACAGAGCATTGTGGCCCAAACGGCTGTCGTCATCGGAACTTTTACGTTCAATCTCCTTGTAGGCCACGCCGATGGTGATCTGTGTGGTGGGACAGGAAAAAAATAGATAAGGACAGGAAGCTAATCCAGGTGTTTCCCACGTCCTCAAAAGGTTTATACATGCCCATTActatttggatttatttaataaGACTATGAGCTAACATTAATTCGAGAGGCTCTTTGAGGCTGCTTGTAATGACATTAGTGCTCTGAGCTATTGTTGACATGCTAACACACTCAAAATGACAATGCCAATATGCTGATGCATAGCAGGtagtgtttacagtgtgttgGCATGTTAACTGAACACAAAGTATGCCTGAAGTTGATGGAGATGTCAATATTTTTGCAGGTTTGCAGTTAACAAGTTATCATTTTAAACTGATGAGGATTTTTTCTGCAAACTTTCCTTTAAGGGATCTCTCAAGTCATTACACTAAATCCAGAGGGAGACATTTCAATCGAtcgattttattttaaaacttattttaaaaagctgcagtAAATGCTACATTTTGGGCGTGCGTGAGCAAATACATCCCTGATCGAAACCAGTTGATACTTCTTCCATTTCTTTCAATATCTGGGTATACTTTGGTGAAAATTGTTCATTTTTATATCCAAGTTTAGAAAAGGGACAAGAGATATAATACTGGAGTCCAGCTTTTTTTTGGACAGACTGCTTATgaggatgtgactttattttGCTCTTAAATATCAAGATTATTATTGTCACCTTCTGTGGCTGGAGAGCTGTTTCATACCTGCCATTTGGGCAAACAGGACCCTGAATCAATGGGTAACAGTTGCTGTTCGATTTAGTGCCACAAGTTTATATTAAATTCTTACAAATATAACCATGATTTCAATTCATTTACTATATGAAGCACATATCTAATTGAAGCCCCCCGTTTGCCCACTAATATCTAAGGATCCACCTTCTGGCCagtccactccacctcccagtagtAGGGGCTGCCTGCCAGGGGCTCTCTGCAGAGAACCTGTCTCCAGAAGTGGAAGCGCTCCGGATGGTCTGCTGGGTTCACGTTCTCAGCCCGCATCGTGGCCTTACGACCTCCATCTGACAGCTGGACATGGCGATACACCGTGTTGGGATCCATGGTGGGTTCGAAGCGAACTGAAGAGAGAGGATGCATTTTAGTGAAGACTCTGGACTAAAAAGGATTTGACACTGGGTTCTATAAACGGTTTCATAGTGTGGAGGGCCATAGACTCACACTTCAGCATTTCTTCTCTCGTCTTTGGTTCCGGATTAACGAGACCCATTGGTGTTACAGGCGTCGCTAGgaggaaaaaaaccaaaaacgaATATCAATCAGAGATCAAAAGGTGTTGTAGTTGATTGATGAGTCCAGGCAGATCCTAATGCTTTTTTATTTACCATGaggcagaggaggggagggtggaggaggggcaGAAGCTTCATGTccagagagaaggggagagaggaaATCACACAGAATATCAACTACATGACATCTAACATAAGGGAAACTTTTTACCATTTACTGTAGCCAGCTTTCTTACTCTTACCTGTAGGACCTGCAGGATGTAGAGATGGCGATTTGGACGAATCTTTGTGCTCTTGGGGAAATAACATAAAAGTAGATGAAGCTAAATATTAACACTGCAGAGACAAAGATGTGAAGTTTTCAAGGTAACTTACGTTGAGGTCGTGGAGGTGGCAAAGGTGGAGGGTCTGTCATCATTTCATACACTGCGGGAGAGTGGAGGAATTGtgagaaacaacaaaaagatcTGAGGGGGTCCTTTTCTTCAGTTTAACTTGTTCTCAGCTTGAAATTCTGTTTGATTTTAAGTGAACCATACCTGTGTTTTGCGCTGTGACAGGACCACTGATGTTAGCTGCTGTagtgcctgctgctgctgctgctgctgcaccattAACTGTTGGAGCCACAGGGTCTTGATTCACTACAACGAAAAGGAAAAGTgttgagaagagaagagaagagaagagaagagaagagaagagaagagaagagaagagaagagaagagaagagaagaactGACCTATTGTGACGATCTTGGCCAGGCTGGCTTTGCAGAGTTCCTGTATCGACTCCTGTAGTTCtctcatggctgagcggacaGAGGCAACCACTGCCTCCTCCCGATTCAGTATTGACTCTCCGGTGGCACCAGTCTCATCCAGCGGCTCCATGATGTGAAAATTCTTCAGATAACACAAAGTTTAACCATAAAGTTTCCCATTTTAATGATGCCTGACCTCATCCTGTATTTACCCAGTGACCAGCACCACCCTGCCTCACACTCACTACCTTCAAGAAGCAGATGTGGTCCTGCATGTCGGCCAGCCTGCTCAGCTCCTCACTCCTCCAGCGCAGCTGTGCCACCTCCTGCTCCAGGCTGTGGATCTGCCCCTCAACCCGGCTGCCTAAGGCGGTCTCATGGGTGCTGAGGAGCTCACCGACCTCCTCGCCCGTTAGACTCATGTTCTTGATGAGCCCTGAGAATAAATATGTGCTCTCTTGCTGCAGAGCCTGCACCAGGGCCTGGGAGCGAACGGGTCAAGGATGAGGAAATGATGACAAGGCAAAGAATCTAAAAACTGTCACAAGGAAGACATCGGAAATGGTGACTAGGTGCAGAGATTTCGACACCATACGGAACAACAACCAACCTTGTGTTGGCGAGCAGCATGTGGAATCTCGATAAGCTtcttttcagtctccttgattcTCCTCCGTACGTCTTCCTGCATCTGAACCAGCTCTTTctagacacacacgcacacatacacacatcatcCATGGCTTGGTACAAAAAAAagagtgccacacacacactcttatgGCACTTTTTGATGAGTCATTTGTTGATTTCACAACATTGGCCAGAAAACACAAATGGCTTTGCATTCACGGTAAAGGCAGTTGTTTTACGAGTATTTCAAGTTCAGCTACATTTTCACAAATGCTACACTTGGGAAGACACAGCTCTGTATTTCATCTTAAACACCAAGACCAACATTAGAGAAAAACTACTCGGGACCACTGATGACATTACCCTGGTGATATCTGCCTTATCCATTACAcacctgtctctccctcctctcttcctgtgGTTTGAGCACGTGGTGTCCCTGGTGTCCATGCTGAcaacacacctcacacacacactccttgtCTTCATGGCAAAACAGGTCCAGGGGACGGTTGTGTTGAGGGCAGGGTCTAGGCTCCACAGTGGGAAGCTTAGGGTACATGCTGCCTTGACGCGGCACTGTATCTGGTAGGACCTCCAGGTAGATAGGCATCGAAGGTGGGGCAGAGGAGACAGCTGTGGAAGGGCTGTGCTTGATGCTGTTGGTTCTCAGTTTCTCCATGGCCTCCACCAGCAAAGTGCTCCTGGCCAGCGAGGGACGAGGGCTGAAAACCTGcctacactgagggcagctgtacTGACCCTTGCTGTGTCCCTTGTCCCAGTGGCTCTGTATACAGACCAAGCAGTATGAATGTCCACAGGGCAGCGTGGCCGGATCCTTCAGGGTGTCCAGGCATACTGGGCAGGCAAAGGTCTCCTCTTCAGGCCAGGCTGAGGCCATGTGGTGCCGGTTAGAACGGAGAGGGATGAGCTAGTTTTGTTGGAGGTCAGACCTGGATGTCTGGACAACCTGGAGGTTCTCTGTTTGGATAGgttataaaaagtaaaataacgCAAGCAAGTCAGAGAAATTAAATCAAAGAGACCCGAGGGTGGCTGGGCTGAAATGCCAGTTCACATGAATGACATGCAGCTTTAAAACGAGAGGCGGGTTGGGCTCAGGGTGCGGCTGGTAAAACAGGTGAGGCGAGGAGTTTCTCCCGCTTACCTCATCGGTGCTTACCCGGTTTGTCAAATGGAAAAATGTGGCCCTCTTGAATAAATGGCAACTTTGTGTGAAAATGTTAGAAAAAGTTATTACCAACAATGAAATCATATAATGATCAGAATTTGAGCCAGACAGTGATGTTAGGCTCTTCTGAAACTAAAGTTACAGTGATCTCAGCCTTGGATAGTGCCAAGTCCATTGAGGACAGACAGGTTTTTTCACCTCTGAGGACGTGAGTCACGTGACTAGTGATGTAAACTGCAGAGATGGAGGGGGTTTCCCCCCCAATGACTTCAtctgtaaataatgtaaatattcatCCTCACCCCCACCCTACATTTACTTTCTGTAGATGCAAGCTGTGGAAGAGTTGTGAAAGAAGTTTGGCGTCATCACAGCGCAGTGAGGGCAACACTGACGCGCACGAAGCTGCCCAGCGCCATATTGACTAGTGGCAGCCGGCTTGCTAGCTGGGCAACAGGCCAGCTGCTGTTCGAGTGTTAAGGTCAGTGTTTTCTGCTTTCAAATCACATTTTGATCCTAAAAATGGGCGAGTGGCGTGTGTACTAACTTCGTGTGGAATATGTCCAGTGCTTACCACTGACACGGCTTAGGTATCGGGCTACGACATTAATCTCGCTTTGTTTTTGGCCAGTTGTATGCTAATGTGTTAGCAGGCTAGGCTGCGTGTACCCCGACAGCTGCTTTCGTAGCCTAAGATGGTCTTGACGACtacaaaaaacagctttttataGTTCTAGTCGATGGCTGAGAAGCCACCAACCCGACACTTTGACTTGTGTTACTTTTTTCTAGACTGTCAACTTAGTTACGCTTGCTAACTAGCAGCTGTAGCTAGTAAGCCAAAGTTTGACAGGGATGGAAGTGATGGACTAACTACAGCCGACTTTTAAGGACTAACCGCTGAAATTTGTTGGTTTGGGGAATTGAGGCAAAGCTGAATGTAGTCGTCTATGTCGGTGTGAGAGCTTTGATAAACTCTCTAAGCTTAAGAAGTACTACAGTAGTGATTTCTCAGCCCAGATCAGCTGTGACCCTTCTGCTCACCGGCTCTCCAACACGTAATCAgtcctcctgcaggtggagtcagGAGTTACATTGACTGAACTTCACACGCAGTCGCGTTTTGGTGTAAATGGCTGATGAGCACAACGATCCTCATTAACCGGTGCCAGTCATACTGTCCTTGTCTGtttctatttgtttttacagGATGTTTAGGGGCCCTCAGATCCTGACTTGTCCCATTAGGCCATTGTTGCTGTTGAGAGACTCTCACCTTGCTGCTTTCTCTGAGCACACTGGTGCTGGATGGCAAGGTGCATCAGCCACGAAGGAAAGGCGATATGAAGGCATCCATGGAAGTAAGGAGGGTACATCATTGTCCACAGAGACTGGATCCTCTTCGACACAGCTGCCTTTTATTGGTACGGACTGTGATAATCGGCAGCTGAGAGAGGCTTCCATTCAAAGCCTCCTGTCCAAAGCCATTTTATCCAGCCATCATCGTCACCCCCCTCAGGTGTCTGCTTTTGCAAAGGCAAGACACGCATCTGATTCGTGGAAATGCACTGCAGTGGAAGATTTAGGTCAAAACCTCAAAGCTGTGAGCACTTACAAGGACTGTTTAATCAACACACCATGCCTTCAATCCTGGAGAAGTCCTTGGGACATTCGCCAACCTTCTCTCAGTTCCACGTATAAGACTCAGTGTAACCTTCAACGCCATTTAAATCACAGACGGCACATTGTTAGATCTTTCAGCTTGTCAACACATCAGCCATGGATTTTGAACCACTCTGAAAGTACACCGCATCCGTCCAGCATCTACTCTGTCCAAGCCCGAGCTGTTCATCAGGCTGCCCCTCTCGTGGCAGAAACCTGGAGAGACTGTCTATCTCTCGGGAATGAAAACAGGTGTCGAGAGAAGCTGGGGCCCAACTTGAAGCTGTACGAGGcagaaaaggggggaaaagcTTCGAGTCAGAGCCAGGGAAAGAACCCGGCAAAATGGGCGGCAGTCctggtctctctctgctctgtcgaGGGCGAGCCGGCATTTCTCTTCACTCTGCGCTCCAGCACACTGAAGGGAAGGCACAAGGGAGATGTCAGGTGAGTGGGAGGATAGAAATAGGCTACACTATAAAGTAAGTATTAAGTAGAGTACGGCATCTGTTCTCATTTCCAGTCATTTTTAGTTTTGCAGGAGGAAAGAGTGATCCATCAGACAGAGATGTGGTGGCCACAGCGTTGAGGGAAGCCAGGGAGGAGCTGGGTGTGAATGTGTCAGCAGAGAAGGTCTGGGGCATCCTGAAACCTCTGAGGGACATGGTAAGTGTTATATCTGAAAGCGTTTAAGCCGTGCACCCACATGGGgaaatttgatgattttaattttgtatCGTGAAACCCTTGGTGGTACACCATCGATTCAAAGTGGGATATAAAGTTATAAATAGGGCCACTAATTGTAATCATCAATTAAGctgtcaattattttttttgataaatcacACACTCCTTagatgtttataaaaaaaatgcaaatagtGAATAATTTTAATCACAAATTTCAAGAGTTCACAGTGGAAACATGCTTGTTTAATCTGGCAAGCGATCCAGAACTGCAAAGGATTCTGTCGATTGCAAACTTGATAGATACATTGTTCCAGCACTCATTAGGTCTTGAGACACTCTTCATGTCCACTACAAACTGTCTCAGGTTTTACTATAAAGTTAGACCAGGGGCTAATAAATCTTCATAATAAATAAGAATGTGTTTGGGGACAGACTCTAGTCACTGTTAAAACAAGGCTTAACAGTTAATTCTACTTCATTCTaccaaatgtgaacatttcGTGCTAAATCTGTGTCTGAATGTGACgttgtttctgtcttttgtcttttgtctctctCACCAGTCGGGGATGTTGATTGCTCCTGTTCTGGCTAACCTTGGTCCCTTGGAGGAGTTATCCTTCAAACCAAACCCTGGAGAGGTACAGTACATTGTATTTCTTCCTTGGTTTAAATGGTTTTGACGTGTCTAAATGactggaggttttgttttt from Sparus aurata chromosome 2, fSpaAur1.1, whole genome shotgun sequence harbors:
- the ftr86 gene encoding finTRIM family, member 86 — encoded protein: MASAWPEEETFACPVCLDTLKDPATLPCGHSYCLVCIQSHWDKGHSKGQYSCPQCRQVFSPRPSLARSTLLVEAMEKLRTNSIKHSPSTAVSSAPPSMPIYLEVLPDTVPRQGSMYPKLPTVEPRPCPQHNRPLDLFCHEDKECVCEVCCQHGHQGHHVLKPQEERRERQKELVQMQEDVRRRIKETEKKLIEIPHAARQHKALVQALQQESTYLFSGLIKNMSLTGEEVGELLSTHETALGSRVEGQIHSLEQEVAQLRWRSEELSRLADMQDHICFLKNFHIMEPLDETGATGESILNREEAVVASVRSAMRELQESIQELCKASLAKIVTIVNQDPVAPTVNGAAAAAAAGTTAANISGPVTAQNTVYEMMTDPPPLPPPRPQQHKDSSKSPSLHPAGPTASAPPPPSPPLPHATPVTPMGLVNPEPKTREEMLKFRFEPTMDPNTVYRHVQLSDGGRKATMRAENVNPADHPERFHFWRQVLCREPLAGSPYYWEVEWTGQKITIGVAYKEIERKSSDDDSRLGHNALSWSLYWSGTGFSFWHDGKEKQLGSPKARRIGVFLDQHAGILAFYRIANDQADLIHRHQSQFTGPLYPGFRFWARVGATVTICQLD
- the nudt8 gene encoding mitochondrial coenzyme A diphosphatase NUDT8, giving the protein MFRGPQILTCPIRPLLLLRDSHLAAFSEHTGAGWQGASATKERRYEGIHGSKEGTSLSTETGSSSTQLPFIGTDCDNRQLREASIQSLLSKAILSSHHRHPPQVSAFAKARHASDSWKCTAVEDLGQNLKAVSTYKDCLINTPCLQSWRSPWDIRQPSLSSTYKTQCNLQRHLNHRRHIVRSFSLSTHQPWILNHSESTPHPSSIYSVQARAVHQAAPLVAETWRDCLSLGNENRCREKLGPNLKLYEAEKGGKASSQSQGKNPAKWAAVLVSLCSVEGEPAFLFTLRSSTLKGRHKGDVSFAGGKSDPSDRDVVATALREAREELGVNVSAEKVWGILKPLRDMSGMLIAPVLANLGPLEELSFKPNPGEVEEIFTLSLSHLCNPQNRGYTHFRTGDKYGYTLPVFRNGKHRVWGLTAIALDHTLKLIVPP